A stretch of the Gossypium hirsutum isolate 1008001.06 chromosome D07, Gossypium_hirsutum_v2.1, whole genome shotgun sequence genome encodes the following:
- the LOC121219421 gene encoding zinc finger BED domain-containing protein DAYSLEEPER-like, which translates to MLESSLYYKDVLDYWGQRDKDYQMFALSNEEWSNVAILCKFLKVFYDVTCVFSGSNYPTANLYFRGVWKVHKVLLDTVKGPHSFLTPMVKQMQEKFNKYWAEYSLILSCAAILDPRYKLNYVQYCFNTIYGIHASDFVETILSNLRLLFDEYIKKSKSTSSSLAGSSNVSDKIPVDSGLDEHNHSSADFGGYFDESDDYKRYLNESSTRSEKSQLDIYLEEPELELNSQIDVLDYWSKSSVRYNELSLLARDLLAIPISTVASESAFSMGKKVITPLRSSLKPKIVQAVVCLDDWMRAKGFSTEIGCKKDDDDDDDDEDDDVSSVAF; encoded by the exons ATGCTTGAATCTTCTCTTTACTATAAAGATGTGCTAGATTATTGGGGCCAACGGGATAAGGATTATCAAATGTTTGCACTTTCTAATGAGGAGTGGAGTAATGTTGCTATTCTTTGCAAATTTTTGAAAGTCTTTTATGATGTGACTTGTGTTTTTTCTGGTTCTAATTATCCAACGGCTAATCTTTATTTTAGAGGAGTTTGGAAGGTTCACAAGGTCTTGCTTGATACAGTTAAAGGTCCTCATTCGTTTTTAACTCCAATGGTTAAGCAAATGCAAGAGAAATTTAATAAGTATTGGGCTGAGTATTCGTTGATATTGTCATGTGCTGCAATTTTAGATCCTCGTTACAAGTTGAATTATGTGCAGTATTGCTTTAATACAATCTATGGTATTCATGCTTCAGATTTTGTTGAGACCATTCTTAGCAATCTTAGACTCTTGTTTGATGAGTATATTAAGAAATCTAAATCCACGTCTTCCTCTTTGGCTGGGAGTTCTAATGTTTCGGATAAAATTCCTGTTGATTCTGGTTTGGATGAACACAATCATAGTAGTGCTGATTTTGGGGGATATTTTGATGAGAGTGATGATTATAAACGGTATTTAAATGAATCTAGCACTAGGAGTGAGAAGTCACAGTTGGACATTTATTTGGAAGAACCGGAGCTTGAGTTGAATAGTCAAATAGATGTTTTAGATTATTGGAGCAAAAGTTCAGTTCGATACAATGAGCTTTCATTATTGGCTCGTGATCTTTTGGCAATTCCAATATCGACTGTAGCTTCCGAGTCGGCTTTTAGCATGGGTAAGAAAGTTATCACACCTTTGAGGAGTTCACTTAAGCCAAAAATAGTTCAAGCCGTTGTTTGCTTGGATGATTGGATGCGAGCTAAGGGATTTTCAACAG aaattggTTGCAAAAAGGACGATGACGACGATGACGACGATGAGGATGATGATGTTTCTTCGGTAGCTTTTTAA